Genomic DNA from bacterium:
ACCATTGCTGAAGCGTCGCCCGCTGGCTCTTGCTGAGGTGAATCTCGGCTGCGACCCGCATCGTGCCCCTCTGGCCGTTCGCCGCGAGGGTAACGTGGATAGTCCAATAGTGCCCTTTATTTATGAATCATATCACTAGCGAGACTCACCCCTCAATGGCCCTCTGCCGCGCAGACTCCTAGGCTCGAACCCGCCGAACGGGGGTTCGAATCCCTCCCGGTGTGCCAGGGCTCTCGTGTAGTTGGCAAGCTCGACTTCCATGGTCTTTGCGGCATCCTCGCACTGAAAGCGTGGAGGAACTCTCAGTGCGCAGCATCTTCGTCATCGCCTTCGCCGCCGTGGTCACCGGCTGTGTCTTCTTCGACGTCGCAGAGCAGCAAGCTCTCGCAGAGGCGTCGATTCACCTATCGGGGCGGATCGACACCACCGTTCAGGAGGACGCACCACTCATCGCACTCCTCGTTCGATGGCCCGCGCAAAGCGATCCGAAGCTAGTCGACCATTACGTCCTGCACCGTCCGGGAGAGTTTACCTTCTCGACTTCGCAGCCCGGTCGCTACTCGATCGCCGCCTTCGTCGACCGGAATCGCAACCTGAGTTTCGACCCCGACGAGCCGGCGCGCAGCAGCCAGCCGCACACGACCTTCGACCTCGGCCCAGGCGAGTCTCAACGAGACATCCAAGTCCTGATCGACCCCGGCGATCGCGTGGTGGCAGCCGCCCCCCTCGACATCCGCGGCCTCAGGGCAGAAGGATTGCAGGACCGCCTCGGTACGACGCTGGGCCAGCTTGGCGCCGTGGGGGAGGTCGTCGATCTGGCCGATCCTAAGTTCAGCCGGGACAACGCCAACACGGGCCTCTGGCGCCCGTTCGACTTCATGCTCGAGGTCGGCGCAGGCGTCTACTTCCTCGAGCCCTTCAATCCTGAGCGGGTTCCCGTCCTCTTCGTGCACGGCATCGGTGGCAGCCCCCAGGACTTCACCTATCTGATCGACCGCCTCGATCGCGAGCGGTTCCAACCGTGGATCTTCTACTACCCGTCGGGCGCGAAGCTCCAGAAGATCGCCGGGTTCCTCAGTCGTGTGATGTCGGAGTTGGAGCTGACGCTCGACATGAAGCGGGTATTCGTCGTCGCCCACAGCATGGGCGGCCTGGTCTCGCGCGCCTTCCTTCTCCACCACACAGAACAGACTGGCAGCGAAGCGCTGCGGCTCTTCGTCACCCTTTCCACGCCGTGGAACGGCCATGCCGGAGCAACGCTAGGGGTGAAGTACGCGCCTGAGGTGGTCTACTCGTGGCGGGACGTTGCGCCCGGAAGCGCGTTCCTCACGAGCCTCTTCTACCGGGACGGGGCGGCCGAGGCCCGCCGGCGGCTTCCCGCCTTCCTGCCCCACCACTTGATCTTCGGTTTCCGCCGCGACGACAACCTACCTGGCATCTGCAACGACAAGGTGGTCAGCGTAGCGAGCGAGTTGCGGGAGGAGGCACAGAAGGAAGCTGTCTCCGTCTACGGTTTCGACGCAGACCACGTCGAGATCCTTCGGCTTCCGGCAGCCGCGGATCGACTGAACCGAATGCTCGCGGCGGCCCTCGACCGGATCGAGGAGCCCACGGCGGCGAAACCGCAGCGCTCGGCCCAGGCGCAGCCGGCTGGTTCCCCGCGTAGTACCGGCTTGGCGCGACTTTGGCGGAATGCTGGAAGGCGCGAGTGAGTTCGTCCGCTCTGCGAAGATGGCCTGCGGAGACACCGTGCTCGGCCAACTGGAGCAAGAACTTCCTCGATCCAGTCGAAACGACAGGGACTGAGGAAGTTGGACGATGTCTGACCAGGCAATCGGCGGCGACATCGATGTCGGGTCTCATCCGAATTCCGAGGAGTACACCGTCCGAGGTGGCGCACTAGCCTCGAATTCTCGGAATCGGCACGAGACCCGTGATGAGAACGATCAACGTCGTTCCCTACCCGGGCCGGGTCCCAGATCCCGGAGCAGACGTTCGCGGACGGGCGGCGCCCACACCTCGTATCCCTCGCGGTTCAAGTGGATGCGATCCCAACGAATCAGGCTCGGGTCGGGCGAGCCGTCCGCCAGGGCGAGGCCCGCACCGGCGTCGAGGTAGTGGAGGCCGGGCTGCGCTTCGCAATCCGCTCGGATGAGCCTGAGCAGGAGATCCCGGGCGCCCGGAAGACGTGACGGTCGCAGCGCCAGATAGTAGATGGGAACCTCCGGGAGGCGCGCCCGGATGAGTGCGACGAGCGACCGGAAGTCTGCCTGCGCCTGCTCGGGCGTGCGCCGTCGGTTTCCCGGCAGATCGGTCAGCTCGTTTCCGCCCGCGTGGAGCACGATCGCGCGCGGTGCATAGGGGACGATGACGCGATCGGCGAAGTGCACCAGATCCGTCAGCTTTGCGCCCCCGAAGCCGCGGCGGATCACGACCAGGGGGGCCATGTCCTCGGCGAGCCCATTCCAGAAGCGGATGCTCGAGCTGCCCACGAACAGGATGGCGTCCCGCGGCGCGGCGATTCGCGATCGGCCCGTTCGAAGGCCTCGATTTCCGGCTCCCATACGGTCGGGTCGTCCGAAAAGGTGCGGCCGATCTCGAGATGGAAGATCCAGCCGCCTGCGGCCAGGAGCACGAGCAATCCCCCGAGGGACACTCGAACGAGGATACGCCGGCTCATCGTGTGGCCAAGACTGCCTCTTTCCCTGGAGGGGCGC
This window encodes:
- a CDS encoding putative lipase codes for the protein MRSIFVIAFAAVVTGCVFFDVAEQQALAEASIHLSGRIDTTVQEDAPLIALLVRWPAQSDPKLVDHYVLHRPGEFTFSTSQPGRYSIAAFVDRNRNLSFDPDEPARSSQPHTTFDLGPGESQRDIQVLIDPGDRVVAAAPLDIRGLRAEGLQDRLGTTLGQLGAVGEVVDLADPKFSRDNANTGLWRPFDFMLEVGAGVYFLEPFNPERVPVLFVHGIGGSPQDFTYLIDRLDRERFQPWIFYYPSGAKLQKIAGFLSRVMSELELTLDMKRVFVVAHSMGGLVSRAFLLHHTEQTGSEALRLFVTLSTPWNGHAGATLGVKYAPEVVYSWRDVAPGSAFLTSLFYRDGAAEARRRLPAFLPHHLIFGFRRDDNLPGICNDKVVSVASELREEAQKEAVSVYGFDADHVEILRLPAAADRLNRMLAAALDRIEEPTAAKPQRSAQAQPAGSPRSTGLARLWRNAGRRE